From the genome of Bosea sp. Tri-49, one region includes:
- a CDS encoding RNA methyltransferase, whose amino-acid sequence MTGSGTDRTRPSIAGQAPIVILVEPQLAENIGMCARAMANFGLSELRLVAPRDGWPSGGGLKKGATAAASGATHILDNARLFPDAAAAIADLNHVLATTARERGQMKRVFTPAEAMPNLSERIASDERVGILFGRERIGLTNEEISFADAILTFPVNPAFASLNLAQAVLLCGYEWLKASGGEPPFRENNPSPPASRATVLSMFDYLERELERCGFFPPGKKPVMTANLRDILHRLDMTEQEARTLRGVFKSLAEGPPAPRKNPRGD is encoded by the coding sequence ATGACCGGTTCCGGCACCGACCGCACCCGCCCGTCCATCGCGGGACAAGCCCCGATCGTCATCCTCGTCGAACCGCAGCTCGCCGAGAATATCGGCATGTGCGCCCGCGCCATGGCGAATTTCGGCCTGTCCGAGCTGCGGCTCGTCGCACCGCGCGATGGCTGGCCGAGCGGCGGCGGGCTCAAGAAGGGCGCGACCGCTGCCGCTTCCGGCGCCACCCATATCCTCGACAATGCCCGGCTCTTTCCTGACGCTGCCGCGGCTATCGCCGACCTTAACCATGTGCTGGCGACGACGGCGCGCGAGCGCGGCCAGATGAAGCGCGTCTTCACCCCGGCCGAGGCCATGCCGAACCTCAGCGAACGCATCGCCTCGGACGAGCGCGTCGGCATTCTGTTCGGCCGCGAGCGCATCGGCCTGACCAATGAGGAGATCAGCTTCGCCGACGCGATCCTGACCTTCCCGGTCAACCCCGCCTTCGCCTCGCTCAACCTGGCGCAGGCGGTGCTGCTCTGCGGCTATGAATGGCTCAAGGCCAGCGGCGGCGAGCCGCCCTTCCGCGAGAACAACCCCTCCCCGCCGGCAAGCCGCGCCACGGTCCTCTCGATGTTCGACTATCTCGAACGCGAGCTCGAGCGCTGCGGCTTCTTTCCGCCCGGCAAGAAGCCGGTCATGACCGCCAATCTGCGCGACATCCTGCACCGGCTGGATATGACCGAGCAGGAAGCCCGCACCTTGCGCGGCGTGTTCAAGTCACTGGCCGAAGGGCCACCCGCTCCGCGCAAGAACCCGCGCGGCGACTGA
- a CDS encoding methyl-accepting chemotaxis protein — translation MALSTASSRSAASRLTIQLRIALVSVVFVLGLVLIGAASWTGSGQLTAAFEDSKAYSALAARSREVRAASFALKALSRDVRFRQEATDLKDFGTGLESLKQAIARLGSAAGADRVRDSIAALEAPMKAIEADFTAIGAMQLGLRAAAPEGLAARLEDAAEALETKVRSHSMGADSPDLARLPGIFAALRRIDAAYRLSLDESLLGQWEVEQGRFERALGRQGIPAEAKAEIGPAFTAYAEIVPAWTKAEKDFMLAGEKLSGEFDLIAPPLQELETRLAAEEAQAGARLAEAQARTQAIILGTIVAALVLGLIAAFIVGRTTALPLRRLRDAMLRLANGDYEVAVAGLSRRDEIGQMAQAVQVFKENGLSVQRLEAETSEGRAEAERQNLTITRQREEAAAAQGSLLAEQREVVGLLAEALARLSQGDLTVRIEDAVAHDYETLKQDFNTAIERLAATVDAIKATSVEVATAGREITSGADDLSKRTEEQASSLEESAATTEELAASVKAAADASRQAAKLSHEASGIARKGGAIVDDAVQAMSRIEEASHKISDITSVIDEIAFQTNLLALNAAVEAARAGDAGRGFAVVASEVRTLAQRSSEAAKSISALIKASNTQVGDGVELVRSAGTVLGQIVEASQRVATTVTEVSSASSEQASGIDEMSQTIAHMDEMTQANAALAEQSAASATALGQQIERLNALVAAFRTHEGGQAGHVVDLRHERRRA, via the coding sequence ATGGCGTTGTCTACCGCAAGTTCACGCTCGGCCGCATCGCGCCTGACGATCCAGCTCAGGATCGCGCTGGTCAGCGTCGTCTTTGTCCTCGGCCTCGTCCTGATCGGCGCCGCCTCCTGGACCGGCAGCGGTCAACTCACTGCCGCCTTCGAGGACTCCAAAGCTTACTCTGCGCTCGCCGCCCGCTCACGCGAGGTCCGGGCCGCGAGCTTCGCACTGAAAGCGTTGAGCCGCGATGTCCGTTTCCGCCAAGAGGCCACTGATCTCAAGGACTTCGGCACCGGCCTTGAATCTCTGAAGCAGGCGATCGCACGTCTCGGCAGCGCCGCCGGAGCCGACCGCGTTCGCGACAGCATCGCCGCGCTCGAAGCGCCCATGAAGGCAATCGAAGCCGACTTCACCGCGATCGGCGCGATGCAGCTCGGCCTGCGCGCCGCCGCTCCGGAAGGCCTCGCCGCCAGGCTGGAAGACGCTGCCGAAGCCCTGGAAACCAAGGTGCGCTCCCACAGCATGGGGGCAGATTCGCCCGACCTCGCCCGGCTCCCCGGCATTTTTGCGGCACTGCGCCGGATCGACGCCGCCTATCGCCTCTCCCTCGACGAAAGCCTGCTCGGGCAATGGGAGGTCGAGCAAGGCCGCTTCGAGCGCGCGCTCGGCCGCCAGGGCATCCCTGCCGAGGCCAAGGCCGAGATCGGCCCGGCTTTCACGGCCTATGCCGAGATCGTGCCCGCCTGGACCAAGGCCGAGAAGGATTTCATGCTCGCCGGTGAAAAACTCTCCGGCGAGTTCGACCTGATCGCCCCGCCGCTGCAGGAGCTCGAAACCCGGCTCGCCGCCGAGGAGGCCCAGGCCGGCGCCCGCCTCGCCGAAGCGCAGGCCCGCACCCAGGCGATCATCCTCGGAACGATCGTGGCCGCGCTCGTGCTCGGCCTGATCGCCGCCTTCATCGTCGGCCGCACCACCGCCCTGCCCTTGCGCCGCCTGCGTGACGCCATGCTCAGGCTCGCGAACGGCGATTACGAGGTCGCCGTCGCCGGCCTGTCGCGCCGCGACGAGATCGGCCAGATGGCGCAGGCCGTGCAGGTCTTCAAGGAGAACGGCCTCTCTGTGCAGCGGCTGGAGGCGGAGACGAGCGAAGGTCGTGCCGAGGCCGAACGCCAGAACCTCACCATTACGAGGCAGCGCGAGGAAGCCGCCGCTGCGCAGGGCTCCCTGCTCGCCGAGCAGCGCGAGGTCGTCGGCCTGCTGGCCGAGGCGCTCGCCCGTCTCTCGCAGGGCGATCTCACCGTGCGGATCGAGGATGCCGTCGCGCACGACTACGAGACGCTGAAGCAGGATTTCAACACGGCGATCGAGCGCCTCGCCGCCACTGTCGATGCGATCAAGGCGACCTCCGTCGAGGTCGCGACCGCCGGCCGCGAGATCACCAGCGGCGCCGACGATCTCTCGAAACGCACCGAGGAGCAGGCCTCCTCCCTAGAGGAGAGCGCCGCGACGACCGAAGAGCTCGCCGCCTCGGTCAAGGCTGCGGCCGACGCCTCGCGCCAGGCAGCCAAGCTCTCGCACGAGGCGAGCGGCATCGCCCGCAAGGGTGGCGCCATCGTCGACGATGCCGTCCAGGCGATGAGCCGCATCGAGGAAGCCTCGCACAAGATCTCCGATATCACCTCGGTCATCGACGAGATCGCCTTCCAGACCAATCTGCTAGCCTTAAATGCCGCCGTCGAAGCGGCACGCGCCGGCGATGCCGGCAGAGGCTTTGCCGTCGTCGCCTCGGAAGTGCGCACGCTCGCCCAGCGTTCCAGCGAAGCGGCCAAGAGCATCTCGGCGCTGATCAAGGCTTCGAACACGCAGGTTGGTGACGGCGTCGAGCTGGTGCGTTCAGCCGGCACCGTACTCGGCCAGATCGTCGAAGCCTCGCAGCGCGTCGCGACGACGGTCACCGAGGTCTCCTCGGCCTCGTCCGAGCAGGCCAGCGGCATCGACGAGATGAGCCAGACCATCGCCCATATGGACGAGATGACCCAGGCGAACGCCGCGCTCGCCGAGCAGAGCGCCGCGTCGGCCACGGCGCTGGGGCAGCAGATCGAGCGGCTGAACGCGCTGGTCGCGGCCTTCAGGACGCATGAGGGTGGCCAGGCTGGTCATGTCGTCGATCTCAGGCACGAGCGCCGCCGCGCCTGA
- a CDS encoding methyl-accepting chemotaxis protein, with amino-acid sequence MNLFSTSIRNYLVATMACLCVPGLGALGFLAEQAVEDVLTSRRLVELVAADEALLVAGNTIRSNRGQAQTAIQVADDPSPTLKKIEQANRDELGRAMARLRSTDLAERNALADAIDQKEKATASKLPEMYAEAGKPKAQRSLAATMPWYNGIGDIETVMTAAADATSTAVRLSDPALADLQNFKAAGWRVRSSYGTQCSVLRPVFGSNKPMDAAQLRRLGEMRGASDAGVAQLTQLAARPGVSPELVRKVGAMNTEVTAANRLMDEQIGRVGQGSSPVVGAEEWTKQCNGPFNTILAAVGQSFDEMENVTQATLTRAWTRLAITGGLFLALLAICVVSWRGVQRRIARPLVSLQTALAGMQAGDFAQKIPAPPCPDEIGTLSGALEVYRQNALALETNRRDREVAMLADAEQAAKVRALVGEVAGIVAAARAGDFSGQAEAGDVDGPLRELVEGVNEINAVVDAATTEFADAMQSLAAGDLTHRVTTGYRGRFAALQEAINQTAERLSTTMRTIQANASDVGLSAREISTGADDLSKRTEEQASSLEESAATTEELAASVKASAQASQQAVRQAGQAMQVAQDGGAIAGEAVAAMARIEDASKKISEIVSVIDGIAFQTNLLALNAAVEAARAGDAGKGFAVVASEVRTLAQRSGEAAKDISGLISSSNVEVEAGVKLVKQAGDALTRIVEASRGVQTTISEVATASAEQANGIEEMSQTVAHMDEMTQANAALAEQSAASANALAGKIAELNALVAAFRTGDELAPIARSPVAATAYTPPPLRTSDLAAIASGRGAEPERLRRLAAALVEQQKTPPRQAPARKRANDAGWEEF; translated from the coding sequence GTGAATCTCTTCTCTACCTCAATCAGGAATTACCTCGTCGCCACCATGGCGTGCCTGTGCGTGCCTGGCCTCGGCGCGCTTGGCTTTCTCGCGGAACAGGCCGTCGAAGACGTCCTGACCAGCCGGCGGCTGGTCGAGCTGGTCGCCGCCGACGAGGCCCTGCTCGTCGCCGGCAACACCATCCGCTCCAACCGTGGCCAGGCCCAGACCGCGATCCAGGTCGCGGACGATCCTTCGCCGACGCTGAAGAAGATCGAGCAGGCCAACCGCGACGAACTCGGGCGCGCCATGGCCCGGCTGCGCAGCACCGATCTCGCCGAGCGCAACGCGCTGGCCGATGCGATCGACCAGAAGGAAAAGGCGACCGCGTCGAAGCTGCCGGAGATGTACGCCGAAGCGGGCAAGCCCAAGGCGCAGCGCAGCCTGGCGGCGACGATGCCCTGGTACAATGGCATCGGCGACATCGAGACCGTGATGACAGCCGCCGCCGATGCGACCTCGACGGCGGTTCGCCTGTCCGATCCGGCGCTCGCCGACCTGCAGAACTTCAAGGCGGCCGGCTGGCGCGTGCGCTCGAGCTACGGCACGCAGTGCTCGGTGCTGCGCCCGGTCTTCGGCAGCAACAAGCCGATGGATGCGGCGCAGCTGCGCCGGCTCGGCGAGATGCGTGGCGCCTCCGATGCCGGCGTCGCCCAGTTGACGCAGCTGGCGGCACGTCCCGGCGTCAGCCCGGAGCTGGTGCGCAAGGTCGGCGCGATGAACACCGAAGTCACGGCCGCCAACCGGCTGATGGACGAGCAGATCGGCCGCGTCGGCCAGGGCAGCAGCCCGGTCGTCGGCGCGGAAGAATGGACCAAGCAGTGCAATGGCCCGTTCAACACGATCCTCGCGGCCGTCGGCCAGTCCTTCGACGAGATGGAGAACGTGACGCAGGCGACGCTGACGCGGGCCTGGACCCGGCTCGCCATAACCGGTGGCCTGTTCCTTGCGCTGCTCGCCATCTGCGTCGTGAGCTGGCGCGGCGTGCAGCGCCGCATCGCCCGGCCGCTGGTTTCGCTGCAGACGGCGCTGGCCGGCATGCAAGCTGGTGACTTCGCCCAGAAGATCCCGGCTCCGCCCTGCCCCGACGAGATCGGCACGCTGAGCGGCGCGCTCGAGGTCTATCGCCAGAACGCGCTCGCGCTCGAAACCAACCGGCGTGACCGCGAGGTCGCCATGCTGGCCGACGCGGAGCAGGCCGCCAAGGTCCGTGCTCTCGTCGGCGAGGTTGCTGGAATCGTCGCCGCAGCCCGCGCCGGCGACTTCTCCGGCCAGGCCGAGGCCGGCGATGTTGACGGCCCGCTGCGCGAGTTGGTCGAGGGCGTCAACGAGATCAATGCCGTGGTCGATGCCGCGACCACCGAGTTCGCGGATGCGATGCAGTCGCTCGCCGCCGGCGACCTCACCCACCGCGTGACAACCGGCTATCGCGGCCGCTTCGCCGCGCTGCAGGAGGCGATCAACCAGACCGCCGAGCGGCTCTCGACGACGATGCGGACCATCCAGGCCAATGCCTCCGATGTTGGCCTCTCGGCTCGCGAGATCTCGACCGGCGCGGACGATCTCTCCAAGCGCACCGAGGAACAGGCCTCGTCGCTTGAGGAGAGCGCCGCGACGACCGAAGAGCTCGCCGCTTCCGTCAAGGCCTCGGCCCAGGCCTCGCAGCAGGCAGTGCGCCAGGCCGGTCAGGCCATGCAGGTCGCCCAGGATGGCGGCGCCATCGCCGGCGAGGCGGTCGCGGCCATGGCCCGGATCGAGGATGCCTCGAAGAAGATCTCCGAGATCGTCTCGGTGATCGACGGCATCGCCTTCCAGACCAACCTTCTCGCACTCAATGCGGCGGTGGAAGCCGCCCGCGCCGGTGACGCCGGCAAGGGCTTCGCGGTCGTCGCCTCCGAGGTGCGCACCTTGGCGCAGCGTTCGGGCGAGGCGGCCAAGGACATCTCGGGCCTGATTTCCTCCTCGAATGTCGAGGTCGAGGCGGGCGTGAAGCTGGTCAAACAGGCCGGCGATGCGCTGACGCGTATCGTCGAGGCCTCGCGCGGCGTCCAGACCACCATCTCCGAGGTCGCGACCGCCTCGGCCGAACAGGCCAACGGCATCGAGGAAATGAGCCAGACCGTCGCCCATATGGACGAGATGACTCAGGCCAATGCCGCGCTCGCCGAGCAGAGCGCCGCCAGCGCCAATGCCCTCGCAGGCAAGATCGCCGAGCTCAATGCCCTCGTCGCGGCCTTCAGGACGGGCGATGAGCTCGCGCCGATCGCGAGGTCCCCGGTCGCTGCTACAGCGTATACCCCGCCGCCCCTGCGCACCTCTGACCTGGCGGCGATCGCGAGCGGCCGGGGAGCCGAGCCGGAGCGCCTGCGCAGGCTCGCTGCGGCACTCGTCGAGCAGCAGAAGACGCCGCCGCGACAGGCTCCGGCCCGCAAGCGCGCCAATGATGCCGGTTGGGAAGAGTTCTGA
- a CDS encoding dipeptidase — MVLAAPHLADAAYDEALALLDRVPLIDGHNDLPFVVRLDPAAKGDLATYDLGKVHPETDTDIPRMRAGRLAAQFFAAYVPPNHPKPAGFALAQIALMRRIWEHHADVFRPGLSADDVEAAKKEGRIALFMTIENGSALDNELETLDAYWDLGVRLMTLCHNDTHDWCDSATDAPRHNGLSAFGKQVIGRMNRLGMIVDLAHVAPKVMHDVLDISEAPVVWSHSNAFSLCNHPRNVPDDVLDRVAGKDGVVMATFVPDFINQASRDWNRPARDQYGKAREGFDFKKAEAEITRTSGPRPRATLAQYCDHLDYLAKRIGHDHLGIGSDFFGGLTPDGLEDASTFPALIAELIRRGWSEENLAKLASGNMLRVMRSVANAAAR; from the coding sequence ATGGTCCTCGCCGCTCCTCACCTCGCCGATGCTGCCTATGACGAGGCACTGGCTTTGCTCGATCGCGTCCCGCTGATCGATGGCCATAACGACTTGCCTTTCGTCGTGCGTCTCGACCCGGCTGCGAAGGGCGATCTCGCAACCTACGACCTCGGCAAGGTCCATCCCGAGACCGATACCGACATCCCGCGCATGCGCGCCGGCAGGCTCGCGGCGCAGTTCTTCGCGGCGTATGTCCCGCCCAATCACCCCAAGCCTGCCGGTTTCGCACTGGCACAGATCGCGCTGATGCGCCGGATCTGGGAACACCACGCCGACGTCTTCCGGCCCGGCCTCTCGGCCGACGACGTCGAAGCCGCGAAGAAGGAGGGCCGAATCGCGCTGTTCATGACGATCGAGAACGGCTCGGCGCTCGACAACGAGCTCGAGACGCTCGACGCCTATTGGGACCTCGGCGTCAGGCTGATGACGCTCTGCCACAACGACACGCATGACTGGTGCGATTCGGCGACCGACGCTCCGCGCCACAACGGACTCAGCGCCTTCGGCAAGCAGGTGATCGGCCGGATGAACCGGCTCGGCATGATCGTCGACCTCGCCCATGTCGCGCCGAAAGTGATGCACGACGTGCTCGATATCAGCGAGGCGCCGGTGGTCTGGTCGCACTCCAACGCCTTCTCGCTTTGCAACCACCCGCGCAACGTCCCCGATGACGTGCTCGACCGCGTCGCCGGCAAAGACGGTGTCGTGATGGCGACCTTCGTGCCCGACTTCATCAACCAGGCCTCGCGCGACTGGAACCGCCCGGCCAGGGATCAATACGGCAAAGCGCGCGAAGGGTTCGACTTCAAGAAGGCGGAAGCCGAGATCACCCGCACCTCCGGTCCCCGGCCAAGGGCGACGCTGGCACAGTACTGCGACCATCTCGACTATCTGGCCAAGCGGATCGGCCATGACCATCTCGGCATCGGCTCGGATTTCTTCGGCGGCCTCACGCCGGATGGGCTCGAGGACGCCTCGACCTTCCCGGCCCTGATCGCCGAGCTGATCCGCCGTGGCTGGTCGGAAGAGAACCTCGCCAAGCTCGCCAGCGGCAACATGCTGCGGGTGATGCGCTCGGTGGCGAATGCCGCCGCGCGTTGA
- a CDS encoding branched-chain amino acid ABC transporter permease, which yields MEVFVQQLINGLTLGSIYGLIAIGYTMVFGIIGMVNFAHGDVFMLSAFIALIFFMLISAWFGAGLIVLALIFVLILAMFFTSLWNWTIERVAYRPLRGSFRLAPLISAIGMSIFLMNFVQVVQGPRNKPIPPMLNKSILLIDSATYPVSISYKQLVIIITTVVLLAAFWYLVQKTPLGRAQRACEQDRKMASLLGVDVDRTISITFVMGAALAAVAGVMYLVLYGVVNFADGFTPGVKAFTAAVLGGIGSLPGAVLGGLLIGLIEVMWSAYFTIDYKDVAAFCILAVVLVFMPSGILGRPEVEKV from the coding sequence ATGGAAGTATTCGTCCAGCAGCTCATTAACGGGCTGACCCTGGGGTCAATTTACGGCCTCATCGCCATCGGCTACACGATGGTCTTCGGCATCATCGGTATGGTGAACTTCGCCCATGGCGACGTCTTCATGCTGTCGGCCTTCATCGCGCTGATCTTCTTCATGCTGATCTCGGCCTGGTTCGGCGCCGGTCTGATCGTGCTAGCGCTGATCTTCGTCCTGATCCTTGCGATGTTCTTCACCTCGCTGTGGAACTGGACGATCGAGCGCGTCGCCTACAGGCCGCTGCGCGGTTCGTTCCGCCTGGCGCCGCTGATCTCGGCGATCGGCATGTCGATCTTCCTGATGAATTTCGTCCAGGTCGTGCAAGGACCGCGCAACAAGCCGATTCCGCCGATGCTGAACAAGTCGATCCTGCTGATCGACAGCGCGACCTATCCGGTCTCGATCTCCTACAAGCAACTCGTCATCATCATCACCACGGTCGTGCTGCTAGCCGCCTTCTGGTACCTCGTGCAGAAGACGCCGCTCGGCCGGGCCCAGCGCGCCTGCGAGCAGGACCGCAAGATGGCCTCGCTGCTCGGCGTCGACGTCGACCGCACCATCTCGATCACCTTCGTGATGGGCGCTGCGCTCGCTGCGGTCGCTGGCGTCATGTACCTCGTGCTCTACGGCGTGGTGAACTTCGCAGACGGCTTCACGCCGGGCGTCAAGGCCTTCACTGCGGCTGTGCTCGGAGGCATCGGGTCATTGCCGGGCGCCGTGCTCGGCGGGCTGCTGATCGGCCTGATCGAGGTGATGTGGTCGGCTTATTTCACCATCGACTACAAGGACGTCGCCGCGTTCTGCATCCTCGCGGTGGTGCTCGTGTTCATGCCCTCCGGCATTCTTGGCCGGCCCGAAGTCGAGAAGGTCTGA
- the livM gene encoding high-affinity branched-chain amino acid ABC transporter permease LivM: protein MDTSTPAKRQADMTRALKEAAFAALITLGLCIPIIAWGTRQNLDNQLVLDPRWDAVAWAVAIVFVGRFLMALRQQTRGEGKSAVRLLPHGTIGFFQRHSRIFSLFGLGFLLTFPIIAINLAGWGGALKWIDNFGVQILIYVMLGWGLNIVVGLAGLLDLGYVAFYAVGAYSYALLAKNFGLSFWILLPLSGILAAFWGVILGFPVLRLRGDYLAIVTLAFGEIIRLVLVNWTDFSNGYAGISGIPRPTFFGIPFTAADNGFAAVFGLEFSPLYRTIFLYYVILMLALLTAYVSLRLRRLPVGRAWEALREDEIACRSLGINTTNTKLTAFSLGAMFGGFAGSFFAARQGFISPESFVFMESAVILAIVVLGGMGSLWGCAIAAIAMIGGTELLRELDWLKQIFGQDFDPTKYRMLIFGFAMVVIMIWKPRGLISTREPTAFLKEKKAISADMVQEGHG from the coding sequence ATGGACACATCGACCCCGGCCAAGCGGCAGGCCGACATGACGAGGGCACTGAAGGAGGCGGCGTTCGCGGCGCTGATCACCTTGGGCCTGTGCATCCCGATCATCGCCTGGGGCACGCGCCAGAACCTCGACAACCAGCTCGTGCTCGACCCGCGCTGGGATGCGGTGGCCTGGGCGGTGGCGATCGTCTTCGTCGGCCGCTTCCTGATGGCGCTACGCCAGCAGACGCGCGGCGAGGGCAAGTCGGCCGTGCGGCTGCTGCCGCATGGCACGATCGGTTTTTTCCAGCGCCATTCGCGGATCTTCTCGCTGTTCGGCCTCGGTTTCCTGCTCACCTTCCCGATCATCGCGATCAACCTCGCCGGCTGGGGCGGGGCGCTGAAATGGATCGACAATTTCGGCGTCCAGATCCTGATCTACGTCATGCTCGGCTGGGGGCTGAACATCGTCGTCGGCCTCGCCGGCCTGCTCGATCTCGGCTATGTCGCCTTCTACGCGGTCGGCGCCTATTCCTACGCGCTGCTCGCCAAGAACTTCGGCCTGTCCTTCTGGATCCTGCTGCCGCTCTCCGGCATCCTCGCCGCCTTCTGGGGCGTCATCCTGGGCTTTCCGGTGCTGCGGTTGCGCGGCGATTATCTCGCCATCGTGACGCTCGCCTTCGGCGAGATCATCCGGCTCGTGCTGGTCAACTGGACGGATTTCTCGAACGGCTATGCCGGCATTTCCGGCATCCCACGGCCGACCTTCTTCGGCATACCGTTCACGGCGGCTGACAACGGCTTTGCGGCCGTGTTCGGGCTCGAATTCTCGCCGCTCTACCGCACGATCTTCCTCTACTACGTCATCCTGATGCTGGCGCTGTTGACAGCTTATGTCAGCCTGCGCCTGCGGCGCCTGCCGGTCGGGCGTGCCTGGGAGGCGCTGCGTGAGGACGAGATCGCCTGCCGCTCGCTCGGCATCAACACCACCAACACCAAGCTAACCGCCTTCTCACTTGGCGCGATGTTCGGCGGCTTCGCCGGCTCGTTCTTCGCGGCGCGGCAGGGTTTCATCTCGCCTGAGTCCTTCGTTTTCATGGAATCGGCGGTGATCCTCGCCATCGTCGTGCTTGGCGGCATGGGTTCACTCTGGGGCTGCGCCATTGCGGCGATTGCGATGATCGGTGGCACCGAATTGCTGCGCGAGCTCGACTGGCTGAAGCAGATCTTCGGCCAGGACTTCGACCCGACCAAGTACCGCATGCTGATCTTCGGCTTCGCCATGGTGGTGATCATGATCTGGAAGCCGCGCGGGCTGATCTCGACCCGCGAGCCGACCGCCTTCCTCAAGGAGAAGAAAGCGATCTCGGCCGATATGGTCCAGGAGGGGCACGGCTGA